The genomic window TGTGAATCGCTTAATTCGACCTGGCTCTGGGAGGGGGAAAAGCGATTTAGTCAGTAGGCTCCGACGGTTCACGAGACGAATTCTGCCACACGGGCCCCGGGTGGCCTGGTAAAAATCCGTAACCCTTTGTCGTGGTCGCCCCGAACCAATCTGGCTTTATCGTGGGTACGCGAGCGAATTCCGGTCCCCCCTCCCCCAAATATTTCGCGCACTAAGTCCTCTATCAACCCAGATTCATGACGCGAAATATTTGGGGGAGGGGGGACACGTGTCGCCCAGACGTTTCTAAACCGCCTAGACAACCACCACGCAATCATTTTTATCAGGCCAGGCCCCGGGGGCCCATGCTACGGGTGTTTCGGCGCGGTGGCGAAAATACTTTCGTTTTGGTACGCCAAATGCACTAAGATGGGCCATTGCTGTTTTCAGCCGATCTTCTTCCCCTTCCGCTTGGGTCCCATGAATCAAATCAAAGTGGGTAGCCGACTCGACTACCAGGTTAAAGCCGACACGACGTTCCTGTTCAATATCTCGGTCGCTCGCAACGAACACCAGCAGATCGTTGAAGAATCGTTGCGTGTGGAGCCATTCCATGAGGTTGAGGAATGCGCGGTGGGGCCATTGGGCAACCGTCTGATCAGGCTGTCGGTGCCGCCGGGGGATTTGACGGTCCGATACGACGCTACGGTCAGTTTAAATGCAGAACAAGCTGACGCGACGGATCTCAGCGAGACGCCGTATGAGCGTTTGCCGGCCGAAGTGCTGACCTATCTGAACCCGAGCCGGTATTGCGAATCGGATGAGTTGCTCGATTTTGCCATGCAGCAGTTTGGGACCTTGCTGCCCGGTTACTCGCGGGTGACCGCGATCTGCAACTGGACCTACGACGAGTTGGCGTACGAGCCCGGCAGTACGGGACCGACCACGACCGCCTGCGATGTGCTGGAACAAAAGCAGGGTGTTTGTCGAGACTACGCGCACGTAGCGATCAGCTTGTGCCGGGCGATGGGAATTCCAGCTCGCTACGTGTCGGGCTATGCGGTTAATTTGACGCCACCGGACTTCCACGGGTTCTTCGAAGCTTATTTGGATGGGCGTTGGTTCCTGTTCGACCCCACACGTCTGGCGCCGGTGGGC from Roseimaritima ulvae includes these protein-coding regions:
- a CDS encoding transglutaminase-like domain-containing protein, coding for MNQIKVGSRLDYQVKADTTFLFNISVARNEHQQIVEESLRVEPFHEVEECAVGPLGNRLIRLSVPPGDLTVRYDATVSLNAEQADATDLSETPYERLPAEVLTYLNPSRYCESDELLDFAMQQFGTLLPGYSRVTAICNWTYDELAYEPGSTGPTTTACDVLEQKQGVCRDYAHVAISLCRAMGIPARYVSGYAVNLTPPDFHGFFEAYLDGRWFLFDPTRLAPVGGFVRIGTGRDAADVAFCTIRGSAESTRMEVRAVEQRQDDQLLDPGNVSTAVSSA